A portion of the Paenibacillus sp. PvR098 genome contains these proteins:
- a CDS encoding NfeD family protein: MMELYWGLLITGVLFALVTVLFGDLLSSAVDGLFDWMSGDVLHYLQPMVLFSGLTVLGGAGILLTKYSPFAAAVVLILSLLAAVLSGVLIYFFYIKPMENTENSLAFSMQDLVGRIGEVSVPIPAQGCGEVMMRMGGGVTNQIAESFDGNAIEAGTRVVTVEVIDGTLFVTCLDEPKL; this comes from the coding sequence ATGATGGAGTTGTATTGGGGTCTGCTTATTACTGGAGTATTGTTTGCGCTTGTGACGGTGCTGTTTGGAGACTTGCTCAGCAGCGCAGTGGACGGATTGTTCGATTGGATGTCCGGCGATGTGCTGCATTACTTACAGCCGATGGTGCTGTTCAGCGGTCTGACGGTACTTGGAGGCGCGGGCATACTGCTCACGAAGTACTCCCCATTTGCGGCTGCTGTGGTGTTGATTTTGTCTCTGCTGGCCGCCGTCCTGTCCGGGGTACTCATCTATTTCTTTTACATCAAGCCGATGGAAAATACCGAGAACTCGTTGGCTTTCTCCATGCAGGATTTGGTCGGAAGGATCGGGGAGGTATCGGTGCCGATTCCGGCCCAGGGCTGCGGAGAGGTGATGATGCGGATGGGCGGAGGCGTAACGAATCAAATTGCGGAAAGCTTTGACGGTAACGCGATCGAGGCGGGTACAAGAGTGGTGACGGTGGAAGTAATAGACGGCACGCTGTTCGTAACCTGCCTGGACGAACCCAAGTTGTAA
- a CDS encoding YpdA family putative bacillithiol disulfide reductase: MEDVIVIGAGPCGLSTALELQRIGLNPLVIEKECVVHSIYLYPTYMQFFSTPELLEIGGFPFSTPNDKPYRLEALNYYRSVAQRNELRIRSYETVTEISRQADSTFELTVQNRFGSSTSIQARRVVVATGYFDHPNILGIPGEDLPNVTHYFREAHPYTGTRVAVIGGSNSAIDAAMELLRAGASVTVIYRGEQYSSVIKPWVLPIFESMVSKGRIRMLFRSRVTHISESEITVVTDGQEQRLDIDFVLALTGFRPDRGLLTKAGAELNVEADGVPKHDPGTMETTVPGLYIAGVAASGSNANEVFIETGRLHGGRIAAHIASRS, from the coding sequence TTGGAAGATGTTATTGTAATCGGAGCGGGTCCTTGCGGCTTGTCCACCGCTTTAGAGCTGCAAAGAATCGGTTTGAATCCACTCGTAATCGAAAAAGAATGCGTCGTGCATTCTATTTATTTATACCCAACGTACATGCAATTTTTCAGTACACCGGAGCTGCTTGAAATCGGAGGCTTCCCTTTCTCGACTCCGAATGATAAACCGTACAGGCTCGAAGCATTGAACTACTACCGCAGCGTAGCTCAGCGAAACGAGCTTCGTATCCGTTCTTATGAGACGGTTACAGAGATCAGCCGGCAAGCTGACAGCACGTTCGAATTGACAGTACAAAATCGCTTCGGCTCCTCCACATCGATTCAGGCCCGCCGCGTTGTCGTGGCCACCGGATACTTCGACCACCCGAATATACTTGGGATTCCGGGTGAGGATTTGCCGAATGTCACCCATTACTTCAGAGAAGCCCATCCTTATACCGGTACCCGGGTAGCCGTGATCGGAGGAAGTAACTCCGCTATCGACGCAGCCATGGAGCTGCTTCGCGCCGGAGCAAGCGTGACGGTCATTTACCGCGGAGAACAGTATTCCTCGGTTATTAAGCCTTGGGTCCTTCCCATATTCGAAAGCATGGTAAGCAAAGGCCGAATCCGGATGCTGTTCCGATCACGTGTAACGCATATATCGGAATCGGAGATTACCGTGGTAACCGATGGACAAGAGCAAAGGCTCGACATCGACTTTGTACTTGCCTTAACAGGCTTCCGGCCCGATCGCGGCCTATTGACAAAAGCGGGTGCTGAATTAAACGTTGAAGCTGACGGTGTGCCGAAGCATGATCCGGGCACGATGGAGACAACGGTACCCGGCCTTTATATTGCAGGGGTAGCCGCATCCGGTTCCAATGCGAATGAAGTGTTTATCGAAACCGGCCGGCTGCACGGTGGACGAATTGCCGCACATATTGCCTCAAGATCATAA
- a CDS encoding ATP-binding cassette domain-containing protein, translated as MMIVRSLSKTFPPDHRVLQRISFQADEGDLVALLGASGSGKTTLFRCLMLKEKWDEGQYIYEGKDITLLNAWEKFQLRKQWVYLEEKPSLNLKKSAVKNVLSALLFKKSWWRFLTNTVSEDDHMEAMDYLDKVGLLDKAHEPVEKLSGGEKQRVAICKALIKGAKVIYADEPVSGLDPEAANRVLEDLQSICRKNKLLVLCSLHQVELAEKFGTRIWGLSGGKLTVDIAGRRLTQREKDLIF; from the coding sequence ATGATGATTGTACGCAGTTTGAGCAAAACCTTTCCCCCCGATCATCGCGTACTGCAGCGTATCAGCTTTCAAGCGGACGAGGGCGATTTGGTGGCCTTGCTAGGAGCCAGCGGAAGCGGCAAAACCACTTTATTCCGCTGTCTGATGCTGAAGGAAAAATGGGATGAAGGCCAATACATTTATGAAGGTAAGGACATTACATTGCTAAACGCTTGGGAGAAATTCCAGCTGCGCAAGCAGTGGGTTTATTTAGAAGAAAAGCCAAGCTTGAACCTGAAAAAATCGGCTGTGAAAAATGTGCTCAGTGCACTGCTGTTCAAAAAATCGTGGTGGCGCTTTCTCACCAATACGGTATCGGAAGACGATCATATGGAAGCGATGGATTATTTGGATAAAGTGGGTCTGCTGGACAAAGCTCATGAACCCGTTGAGAAGCTAAGCGGCGGGGAAAAGCAGCGGGTTGCGATTTGTAAAGCATTGATTAAGGGCGCTAAGGTGATTTATGCGGATGAGCCGGTGTCCGGTCTGGACCCGGAGGCGGCCAACCGTGTGCTGGAGGATCTGCAATCGATCTGCCGTAAAAATAAATTACTTGTCCTCTGCAGCCTTCATCAAGTTGAGCTGGCTGAAAAGTTCGGTACAAGAATTTGGGGATTGTCGGGCGGCAAGCTAACCGTCGATATCGCCGGACGCCGATTGACGCAGCGGGAGAAGGATCTTATATTTTAA
- a CDS encoding aspartyl-phosphate phosphatase Spo0E family protein has protein sequence MKEAELKRRLERMQHQLYQLVEKTGSFVDPKVVELSQQIDSLVLSIQRLRMKDKLQ, from the coding sequence ATGAAAGAAGCTGAATTAAAACGTCGCTTGGAACGAATGCAGCATCAGCTTTACCAACTGGTGGAGAAAACAGGAAGCTTTGTAGATCCCAAGGTGGTTGAGCTAAGTCAACAGATCGATAGCCTTGTCCTATCCATTCAACGATTACGCATGAAGGACAAGCTTCAGTAG
- a CDS encoding M20 family metallopeptidase: MKQQIASVIDRYSESFTNLSKYIGEHPELGHEEWEASSRLMDALRQHGFEVQSPVLELPTAFIGTYVSSKPGPTIAFLCEYDALPELGHACGHHLIGVMGLAAAVGLKAVIDEIGGTIRVYGTPAEETKGAKVLMAEAGMFDDVDIALMAHPYHSYEQSGTSLAMDAIQFEYHGKSAHAAASPYEGVNALDAVLLLFHSIAALRQQLRSHVRIHGIITEGGKAPNIIPDYAAAQFYIRSANRPYTDEVVQKVLHCAEGAALQTGCTMNWSNYEFSYDELITNRVLSDIFTHNLTSMGITKDSIESGKDHGSLDLGNVSRHCPTIHPYVKVVDERRLLHTKEFRDLAMLPRAFEGMLLAAKVLAFTAYDVITSPEVLHVIREEFERSIHSSH; the protein is encoded by the coding sequence ATGAAGCAGCAGATCGCTTCGGTCATCGATCGGTATAGCGAATCGTTTACAAACCTATCGAAATATATCGGAGAGCATCCGGAGCTCGGGCACGAAGAATGGGAAGCCTCGTCCAGACTCATGGATGCGCTCCGTCAGCACGGCTTTGAGGTGCAATCTCCGGTGCTGGAGCTACCTACGGCCTTTATCGGCACCTATGTATCCTCCAAGCCAGGACCCACTATCGCATTTCTGTGCGAATATGATGCGCTGCCGGAGCTCGGACACGCCTGCGGGCATCACTTGATTGGCGTGATGGGACTGGCCGCCGCTGTAGGCCTGAAAGCCGTGATCGACGAAATCGGCGGTACCATCCGAGTATACGGCACGCCAGCGGAAGAAACGAAAGGCGCGAAGGTCCTCATGGCGGAGGCAGGGATGTTCGACGATGTCGACATCGCCCTGATGGCTCACCCCTATCATTCGTACGAACAATCCGGAACTTCTCTTGCCATGGATGCGATTCAATTTGAATATCATGGGAAGTCCGCACACGCAGCGGCAAGCCCTTATGAAGGCGTTAACGCGCTTGATGCCGTGCTGCTGTTGTTTCATTCGATCGCTGCTCTGCGGCAGCAGTTGCGGAGTCATGTTCGTATTCATGGTATTATCACCGAGGGAGGCAAGGCGCCCAATATTATTCCGGACTACGCTGCAGCGCAGTTTTACATCCGGTCCGCAAACCGACCATACACCGACGAAGTCGTGCAAAAGGTACTGCACTGCGCGGAAGGCGCTGCGCTGCAAACTGGTTGTACGATGAACTGGTCCAATTACGAGTTTTCATACGATGAGCTCATCACGAATCGTGTATTGTCCGACATTTTTACGCATAATTTAACGTCCATGGGAATAACCAAAGATTCGATAGAGAGCGGCAAGGATCACGGTTCACTCGACTTGGGCAACGTATCGCGCCATTGTCCGACTATCCATCCTTACGTGAAGGTCGTCGATGAACGCCGCTTGCTGCATACGAAAGAATTTCGCGATCTGGCGATGCTCCCCCGCGCCTTCGAAGGTATGCTGCTGGCAGCTAAGGTGCTGGCGTTTACAGCATATGATGTAATTACCAGCCCCGAGGTGCTCCATGTAATCCGCGAGGAATTCGAGCGCAGCATACACAGCAGTCATTGA
- a CDS encoding amino acid ABC transporter ATP-binding protein has translation MIKVSGLQKAFGNHQVLNGIDIDIAQGEVVVVIGPSGSGKSTFLRCLNLLEQPTGGDIEFEGTSLIRGKHDINLLRQRMGMVFQQFNLFPHMTVQDNITLAPRKLRKLSDDDVNNVARELLRRIGLVDKAGSYPGQLSGGQKQRIAIARALAMSPKVMLFDEPTSALDPEMVGEVLDVMKELAAEGMTMVVVTHEMGFAREVGTRLIFMDGGKIVEQGKPVDVFTNPQHPRTKEFLGKVL, from the coding sequence CTGATTAAGGTATCCGGTTTACAGAAAGCGTTCGGTAATCATCAAGTGTTGAACGGTATCGATATCGACATTGCCCAAGGCGAGGTCGTCGTTGTCATCGGTCCCAGCGGTTCGGGCAAAAGCACTTTCTTACGCTGCTTGAACTTGCTCGAACAGCCAACTGGTGGAGATATCGAGTTCGAAGGAACTTCGCTCATTCGCGGAAAGCATGATATCAATTTGCTGCGTCAGCGGATGGGGATGGTGTTCCAGCAGTTTAATCTGTTTCCGCACATGACGGTGCAGGACAATATTACATTAGCTCCACGTAAGCTGAGAAAGCTGAGTGACGATGATGTGAACAACGTTGCCCGCGAACTGCTAAGGCGGATCGGCTTGGTCGATAAAGCGGGGAGCTATCCGGGACAGCTGTCCGGCGGGCAAAAGCAGCGCATCGCTATCGCCAGAGCGCTGGCCATGTCCCCTAAGGTCATGCTTTTTGACGAGCCTACGTCTGCACTAGATCCGGAGATGGTGGGAGAAGTGCTGGATGTCATGAAAGAGCTGGCCGCGGAAGGGATGACGATGGTTGTCGTCACCCACGAAATGGGTTTTGCACGTGAGGTCGGCACCCGGCTGATCTTCATGGACGGGGGCAAAATCGTCGAGCAAGGCAAGCCAGTAGACGTATTCACGAACCCTCAACATCCAAGGACAAAGGAATTTCTAGGTAAAGTGTTATGA
- a CDS encoding amino acid ABC transporter permease, producing MDFSFLPKYYMFFIDGAKLTLILSFFTVIFGVIFGICLALMRMSRIAPLRVFAGSYIEFIRGTPLLVQLLLFYYGLPQLGINFPEIPWLGSAFPDVAACILALSFNSAAYVAETFRAGIQAIDRGQMEAARSLGMPHGMAMRHIILPQAFRNVLPALGNEFITIIKDSSIVSVIGVAELMYSADTVKGNTFQPFEPLIVVSLIYFIMTFTLSKLLGLAERRLRTSD from the coding sequence ATGGATTTTTCATTTTTGCCTAAGTACTATATGTTTTTCATCGATGGCGCCAAGTTGACGTTGATCTTATCCTTCTTTACCGTCATTTTCGGGGTTATTTTCGGTATTTGCCTTGCGCTTATGCGCATGTCGCGCATCGCGCCGCTGCGTGTGTTTGCCGGATCCTATATTGAATTTATTCGGGGAACACCGCTGCTGGTTCAACTGTTATTATTTTATTATGGGTTGCCCCAGCTGGGTATCAATTTTCCTGAGATTCCTTGGCTTGGCTCTGCTTTTCCTGATGTGGCGGCATGTATCCTAGCTCTATCGTTTAATAGTGCCGCTTATGTGGCGGAAACGTTTCGTGCCGGCATTCAGGCGATCGACAGAGGTCAAATGGAGGCGGCCCGTTCGCTTGGGATGCCGCATGGCATGGCGATGCGGCATATCATACTGCCGCAAGCGTTCCGCAACGTGCTGCCGGCACTGGGCAATGAATTTATTACGATCATTAAAGATTCCTCGATCGTCTCGGTTATTGGGGTTGCTGAATTGATGTACAGTGCTGACACGGTGAAAGGCAATACGTTCCAACCGTTCGAGCCGTTAATCGTGGTTTCCCTTATCTACTTTATCATGACGTTCACGTTGTCCAAGTTGCTAGGATTGGCCGAGAGGAGGCTGAGGACTTCTGATTAA
- a CDS encoding ABC transporter substrate-binding protein, whose translation MIKNKAIVLMLMSLILIISACGTKPAATTEQTGGGDNTSATAQQNETKLEKIKKAGKIVMGTSADYPPYEFHKEINKKDEIVGFDIEIAKAIAKDLGVELEMKDMRFEGLLAALEAGNVDFVISGMTPTPERMKAVDFTNIYYTAVQKVVIRAEDKDKFTTVDSLQGLKVGAQKGATQEKIVKEQMPGSEVKPLGKISDLMLELKNKKVDALVVELPVAEAYLSKNKDLVIADIQLATEDSGSAIALKKGNPDLVEAMNKTLDKLINDKSIDKFVTEANELVEEQ comes from the coding sequence ATGATTAAAAATAAGGCAATTGTACTCATGCTGATGAGCTTGATTCTGATCATTTCCGCTTGCGGAACCAAGCCTGCGGCGACAACAGAGCAAACTGGTGGAGGAGACAACACATCAGCGACTGCCCAGCAAAACGAAACGAAGCTGGAGAAAATTAAAAAAGCCGGCAAAATCGTAATGGGAACCAGCGCGGACTACCCTCCATATGAATTTCATAAAGAAATTAATAAAAAAGATGAAATCGTCGGGTTCGACATCGAAATCGCCAAAGCGATTGCGAAGGATCTCGGTGTAGAGCTTGAGATGAAAGACATGAGGTTCGAAGGTTTGCTGGCAGCACTTGAAGCAGGTAACGTTGATTTTGTGATTTCCGGGATGACGCCGACACCTGAGCGTATGAAAGCTGTTGATTTTACCAATATTTATTATACGGCTGTTCAGAAGGTTGTCATTCGTGCAGAAGATAAAGACAAATTCACCACGGTTGATTCCTTGCAAGGGTTGAAGGTGGGAGCTCAGAAAGGCGCAACTCAGGAGAAAATCGTGAAGGAGCAAATGCCCGGCTCTGAAGTGAAGCCGCTGGGCAAAATTTCCGATTTGATGCTGGAATTGAAAAATAAAAAGGTCGATGCTCTTGTCGTCGAGCTTCCGGTGGCTGAGGCCTATCTCTCGAAGAACAAAGACCTTGTGATTGCGGATATTCAATTGGCTACGGAAGACAGCGGCTCGGCCATTGCTCTAAAGAAAGGCAATCCTGATCTGGTTGAAGCGATGAATAAGACGCTGGACAAGCTCATCAACGATAAATCCATTGATAAATTTGTTACCGAAGCGAACGAATTAGTGGAAGAGCAATAA
- a CDS encoding dual specificity protein phosphatase family protein, whose amino-acid sequence MAEQKKSYQALVDKQIFIGGAQDVQAFIDEEQCEVIVDLRAESPEVELGKEGVSRIHVPLMDKQEGQEALLKQAIDTVVKEAQAGKKVAIHCAAGRSRAGSVAIGTLLALGISDSVDDAEARIQEIRPEVVVHEKLKKSVAELFQLEDLNKE is encoded by the coding sequence GTGGCGGAACAAAAAAAATCGTATCAAGCTCTGGTGGACAAGCAAATATTTATTGGTGGAGCACAGGATGTTCAGGCTTTCATAGACGAGGAGCAATGCGAGGTCATTGTGGATCTCCGCGCGGAGTCACCTGAGGTTGAGCTTGGCAAGGAAGGCGTATCAAGGATACATGTGCCGCTTATGGATAAGCAAGAGGGTCAGGAGGCGCTCCTTAAGCAAGCCATCGACACCGTTGTTAAGGAAGCCCAGGCGGGGAAAAAAGTAGCGATTCACTGCGCCGCCGGACGCAGCAGAGCCGGCAGCGTGGCGATCGGTACGCTTTTAGCGCTGGGAATCAGCGACTCGGTGGACGATGCAGAAGCGCGTATTCAAGAGATTCGTCCGGAAGTAGTAGTGCATGAAAAGCTAAAGAAATCTGTTGCTGAGCTCTTTCAGCTTGAAGATTTGAATAAGGAATGA
- a CDS encoding YheC/YheD family protein, with amino-acid sequence MYAYKKRYKSKTFRGKLRVCNELAASKRLRHLVPHTVSLTKRNLKRMTGKYKALYVKPNIGSMGIDVCKLECSKKGYELLSTGKRRQIRKRFKILSTVYKHIKAKHKQSMIIQKGITLDKVKGRPYDIRAMVQRKPRGSWTCTGFLVKVGRRNKIVTNYYQGGEIYTIEKLLRTKGLSPSKHRPRIQSLSQTAVRIARRLNNKCSAMHEIGVDFAYDTKQRLWILEVNSNHPQFYPLKKLDRFAYNQMASYARSYGRRDD; translated from the coding sequence TTGTATGCATACAAAAAACGGTATAAAAGCAAAACATTCAGGGGAAAGCTGCGTGTATGTAACGAGTTAGCTGCAAGTAAAAGGCTGAGACATCTCGTTCCCCACACCGTCTCTTTGACGAAAAGAAACCTGAAACGGATGACCGGTAAATACAAGGCTTTATATGTCAAGCCGAACATCGGTTCCATGGGGATCGACGTCTGCAAGCTGGAATGTTCCAAGAAAGGCTACGAGCTGCTCTCGACCGGTAAACGCAGACAAATTCGCAAGCGTTTCAAAATTCTATCCACGGTTTACAAACACATCAAGGCCAAGCATAAGCAAAGCATGATCATTCAAAAAGGCATTACATTGGATAAGGTAAAAGGACGTCCTTATGATATCCGGGCGATGGTTCAACGCAAACCCCGCGGTTCATGGACGTGCACCGGTTTTTTGGTGAAAGTCGGAAGGAGGAACAAAATCGTAACGAATTATTACCAAGGCGGAGAAATATACACCATTGAAAAATTACTCAGAACCAAAGGCTTATCTCCGTCCAAACATCGCCCCCGGATCCAATCGTTATCCCAAACCGCTGTTAGGATCGCCCGCAGATTAAACAACAAATGTTCAGCCATGCATGAAATAGGTGTTGATTTTGCTTATGATACGAAGCAGCGCTTATGGATTCTTGAGGTGAATTCCAATCACCCGCAATTTTATCCGCTGAAAAAACTGGATCGTTTCGCCTATAACCAAATGGCCTCTTATGCTAGAAGCTACGGAAGGCGCGACGATTAA
- a CDS encoding alpha/beta fold hydrolase, which translates to MEHHITIRSGEQELAATLHYPESGNGENKIRKGNERFPIIIIAHGFVGSRIGVDRLFVLAAREYARNGYMVLRYDYGGCGESTGDYGSGGLDVMIDQTRSVLDYALDIDCVDPQRVILLGHSLGGAVSILTAARDKRVKTLVLWSAVAYPFNDIVGITGKKAYEEAVQLGSTDYLGYSLKPVFFESLAKHQPFEQLRKFSGDVFLVHGTADDVIPVDYCFLYQKLFWLRSQGQCDKEVIFQADHTFTGGQAKEQVIRKTRDWLLHIDKRKNEWNDWTI; encoded by the coding sequence ATGGAACATCACATTACTATACGAAGCGGAGAGCAGGAGCTGGCCGCAACGCTTCACTATCCCGAATCGGGGAATGGGGAGAATAAAATACGAAAGGGAAACGAGCGTTTCCCCATTATTATTATTGCCCACGGCTTTGTCGGGAGCAGGATCGGAGTAGACCGGTTATTCGTGCTTGCAGCAAGGGAGTATGCACGTAATGGATATATGGTGCTCCGTTACGACTATGGAGGCTGCGGTGAAAGCACGGGCGATTACGGCAGCGGCGGACTTGACGTGATGATCGATCAAACTCGGTCCGTGCTTGATTACGCTCTTGATATCGATTGCGTCGATCCTCAAAGGGTCATTCTTCTCGGGCACAGCTTGGGCGGGGCTGTCTCAATACTGACCGCAGCCCGGGACAAAAGGGTCAAAACGCTTGTGCTATGGTCAGCTGTTGCGTACCCATTTAACGACATTGTAGGCATTACCGGCAAAAAAGCGTATGAGGAAGCAGTCCAGCTCGGTTCAACCGATTACCTTGGCTATTCGCTCAAGCCCGTATTCTTTGAATCTCTTGCAAAACATCAGCCTTTCGAACAGCTGCGTAAATTTAGCGGTGACGTATTTTTAGTCCACGGTACAGCAGACGATGTGATCCCGGTGGATTACTGCTTTTTGTATCAGAAGCTGTTCTGGCTCCGCAGCCAGGGGCAGTGTGATAAAGAGGTAATATTTCAAGCGGATCACACGTTCACTGGAGGGCAGGCCAAAGAGCAGGTCATTCGCAAGACGCGGGACTGGCTGCTCCATATCGACAAACGCAAGAACGAATGGAACGATTGGACCATTTGA
- a CDS encoding Fur family transcriptional regulator: protein MANHEHETQTTIEDILKAMSAKGWRITDQRKSLATLFASSTGYLAPKDVYDYMRQQYPGVSFDTVYRNLRLLSEMGVLEQIYLNDGLKFRARCESHHHHHLICVSCERTIPFEFCPMKQMAGVPSDFLVLNHRFEILGYCGECTPADDKELQ from the coding sequence ATGGCAAATCATGAGCATGAGACGCAAACGACAATAGAAGATATCCTGAAGGCGATGTCCGCCAAAGGCTGGCGTATTACCGACCAGCGCAAGAGCCTTGCCACTTTATTCGCTAGTTCGACAGGCTATTTGGCTCCGAAAGATGTCTACGATTATATGAGGCAGCAATATCCTGGAGTGAGCTTTGATACGGTGTACCGCAATCTCCGATTGCTAAGCGAAATGGGAGTTCTGGAGCAAATCTATTTGAATGACGGATTGAAGTTCCGAGCAAGATGCGAGTCGCATCACCATCATCACCTGATTTGCGTCAGCTGTGAGAGAACGATTCCATTCGAATTTTGTCCGATGAAGCAGATGGCCGGAGTACCGTCTGATTTTCTAGTACTTAACCACCGGTTTGAAATTTTAGGCTACTGCGGTGAGTGCACTCCCGCCGATGATAAGGAACTGCAATAA
- a CDS encoding GTP-binding protein, whose product MKQPVSVHILSGFLGSGKTTLLTRALDYYKLQGKKPAVVMNELGDINLDGMMVDEEVPMTEMLGGCICCTIRGDLGMELRQLILDHEPDVVFVESTGAANPMEMLDGVTDASLLTEVALKSVITVVDAAQLAERSINPAGKTYRLMADQIRCATRIILNKTDLIPPSELVRTEAIIRELNPVAPIIPTVRCEIDLAMLDQLEGGGKERHLQIQACGCEGDHENTHHECGHEHEGAHHHSHEHVMVYTHYFRGPIESERFEELIGRLPHNIYRAKGILRFTDTTSPFLFQFAYREMDFIKISPKENVASVAVFIGEHFDKEALSDLLAALETR is encoded by the coding sequence ATGAAGCAGCCTGTTTCTGTACATATATTGAGCGGATTTCTCGGGAGCGGCAAGACGACGCTGCTTACTCGCGCATTGGATTATTATAAGCTGCAAGGAAAAAAGCCCGCGGTCGTCATGAACGAGCTTGGAGACATTAATCTCGACGGCATGATGGTGGATGAGGAGGTGCCGATGACGGAGATGCTAGGCGGCTGTATTTGCTGTACCATTCGCGGCGATTTGGGAATGGAGCTGAGACAGTTGATCCTGGACCATGAACCCGATGTCGTCTTCGTGGAGAGCACAGGGGCGGCCAATCCGATGGAGATGCTGGACGGCGTAACGGATGCCTCCTTGTTGACGGAGGTAGCGCTTAAGTCGGTCATTACGGTGGTGGACGCCGCCCAGCTCGCCGAGCGTTCGATCAATCCCGCAGGAAAAACATACCGGCTCATGGCCGATCAAATCCGATGCGCAACAAGAATCATATTGAACAAAACGGATCTGATTCCCCCTTCGGAGCTTGTACGCACGGAAGCCATCATCCGAGAGCTGAACCCGGTGGCCCCGATAATCCCAACCGTTCGCTGCGAAATCGATCTTGCCATGCTCGACCAGCTTGAAGGCGGGGGGAAGGAGCGCCATCTACAAATCCAAGCCTGTGGATGCGAGGGAGATCATGAGAACACCCATCACGAATGCGGCCATGAACACGAGGGCGCCCATCACCACAGCCATGAGCATGTCATGGTATATACTCATTATTTTCGCGGACCGATTGAGAGCGAACGCTTCGAGGAGCTCATCGGCAGGCTTCCGCATAACATTTATCGGGCCAAAGGAATTCTTCGCTTCACCGATACGACGAGCCCCTTCCTTTTTCAATTTGCATATCGTGAGATGGACTTTATTAAAATTTCGCCGAAAGAGAACGTAGCAAGTGTTGCCGTGTTCATTGGTGAGCATTTCGACAAAGAAGCTCTGTCTGATCTATTGGCTGCGCTCGAAACCCGTTGA